In one Lachnospiraceae bacterium GAM79 genomic region, the following are encoded:
- a CDS encoding histidinol-phosphatase HisJ family protein: protein MKLCDHHLHSGFSDDSETGLTDIAEQAIHLGMSEICITDHHDIDYPKDEEGHTFLLDTDRYISAVRKLQEQYKDKLTIHLGIELGLMSHIADKIIAYTDKYHDFDFIIGSSHLVYGKDPYYPAYYEGRSEKEALLEYFESILANVQTFDNYSIYGHLDYAVRYCPSGEAAFRFSDYADVFEAILKTIIEHGKGIEINTGSLYKNMTYAHPHPSILKLYKELGGEIITVGSDAHIPKYIGYDFETYARDILTATGFRYYCTFEQMQPVFHKL, encoded by the coding sequence ATGAAGCTTTGCGATCATCATTTACATTCCGGATTCTCCGATGATTCTGAAACAGGACTTACAGATATTGCTGAACAGGCAATTCATCTTGGTATGTCTGAGATCTGCATTACAGATCATCATGATATTGATTATCCAAAAGACGAGGAAGGCCATACCTTTCTGTTAGATACAGACCGATATATTTCTGCTGTAAGAAAGTTGCAGGAACAGTACAAAGACAAACTTACGATCCACCTCGGCATCGAACTCGGTCTGATGTCTCATATCGCAGACAAGATCATTGCTTACACAGATAAATATCATGATTTTGACTTTATTATAGGGTCCTCTCATCTTGTATATGGCAAAGATCCCTACTATCCCGCTTACTATGAAGGACGTTCGGAAAAAGAAGCACTACTGGAATATTTTGAATCCATTCTTGCAAATGTGCAGACCTTTGATAATTATTCCATATACGGCCATCTGGACTATGCCGTCCGTTATTGTCCATCCGGCGAAGCAGCCTTCCGCTTTTCTGATTATGCAGATGTCTTTGAAGCAATTCTGAAAACAATCATCGAACATGGGAAGGGCATCGAGATCAATACCGGAAGCCTGTATAAAAACATGACTTATGCACATCCTCATCCGTCTATTCTTAAACTCTACAAGGAGTTAGGTGGTGAGATCATCACTGTCGGAAGCGATGCACATATTCCAAAATACATTGGCTATGACTTTGAAACCTATGCCAGAGACATTCTGACCGCCACAGGTTTCCGCTATTACTGCACCTTTGAACAGATGCAGCCTGTATTTCATAAATTATAA
- the nifS gene encoding cysteine desulfurase NifS codes for MSDLVYLDHAATTAVHPDVLKEMLPYFTDKFGNPSSVYGFAANNKNKLTEARETIAGVLGVKPEEIYFTAGGSESDNWALKCTAEAYGVHGGHIITTKIEHHAILHTCKYLENRGYDVTYLDVDENGLVDLNILEAAIRPDTFLISIMFANNEIGTIEPIKEIGEIAHRHGILFHTDAVQAFGQIPIRADEMNIDMLSASGHKFNGPKGIGFLYIKKGLKLKSFIHGGQQERGRRAGTENVPGIVGIAKACEIAMAEMEERMKKETELRDYLIERILKEIPYTRLNGHSKKRLPNNVNISFQFVEGESILIMLDMAGICASSGSACTSGSVDPSHVLLAIGLPHEIAHGSLRLTLGYENTKEEMDMVVDNLKRIITNLRNMSPLYEDFVKKNHIQ; via the coding sequence ATGAGTGATTTGGTCTATCTTGATCATGCGGCAACAACGGCAGTTCATCCGGATGTTTTAAAAGAAATGCTGCCATATTTTACAGATAAATTCGGAAATCCGTCCAGTGTTTATGGATTTGCGGCAAATAATAAAAATAAATTGACAGAGGCAAGAGAGACGATAGCCGGAGTTCTTGGTGTAAAACCGGAAGAAATTTATTTTACGGCAGGTGGGTCTGAGTCCGATAACTGGGCGTTAAAATGTACGGCAGAAGCCTATGGAGTACATGGGGGACATATCATTACGACTAAGATTGAGCATCATGCGATCCTGCATACCTGTAAGTATCTGGAGAATAGAGGGTATGATGTAACGTATCTGGATGTAGATGAAAATGGATTGGTTGATCTGAATATACTTGAGGCAGCCATCCGGCCGGACACCTTTCTGATCTCGATCATGTTTGCAAATAATGAGATTGGAACGATTGAACCAATAAAAGAAATCGGAGAGATCGCACACAGACACGGTATTTTGTTTCATACGGATGCAGTTCAGGCATTTGGACAGATCCCGATTCGCGCAGATGAAATGAATATTGATATGTTAAGTGCGAGCGGACATAAGTTTAACGGACCAAAGGGAATTGGTTTTTTATATATCAAAAAAGGCTTAAAGTTAAAGAGCTTTATTCATGGTGGCCAGCAGGAGCGAGGACGCAGAGCCGGTACAGAAAATGTACCGGGAATCGTAGGTATTGCAAAAGCGTGTGAGATCGCAATGGCAGAAATGGAAGAACGGATGAAAAAGGAGACGGAGCTCAGAGATTATCTGATCGAACGGATATTGAAGGAAATCCCGTATACCAGACTGAATGGACATTCAAAGAAACGACTGCCAAATAATGTAAATATCAGCTTTCAGTTCGTGGAGGGAGAATCCATTCTGATCATGCTAGACATGGCGGGTATCTGTGCATCCAGTGGCTCTGCCTGCACATCGGGTTCTGTTGATCCTTCTCATGTGTTGCTTGCGATCGGACTTCCGCATGAGATTGCGCACGGTTCTCTGAGGCTAACCCTTGGATATGAGAATACGAAAGAAGAAATGGATATGGTTGTCGATAATCTGAAACGGATCATTACAAATCTTCGGAATATGTCACCTTTATATGAGGATTTTGTCAAGAAAAATCATATACAGTAA
- a CDS encoding DDE-type integrase/transposase/recombinase — protein sequence MATITQDMRYRLSLIKYAERFGVTKAAIKYKTNRQYIYRWKRRYDGSIESLRDRSRRPHHHPNQHTPEEIKLIFDMRRRNPNAGLVVFWVKLKQRGYSRSIPGLYRFLRKQGIMAVHPPNPKYIPKPYEQMDYPGQRIQVDVKFVPSACLKNPKVIGKQFFQYTAIDEYSRWRFVEAFEEHNTYSSAMFIEHLVKAFPLPIQCIQTDNGAEFTNRFTTHRDKPTLFQVHLKQHGIRHKVIRPFTPRHNGKVERSHRKDNERFYATHTFYSFEDFAKQLKVYNRRDYNNFPMRPLGWKSPNQVLKDYLASV from the coding sequence ATGGCTACTATAACACAAGATATGCGGTATCGTCTATCCTTAATCAAATACGCTGAAAGGTTTGGTGTCACCAAAGCTGCTATCAAATATAAAACCAACCGTCAATACATTTATCGTTGGAAACGACGTTATGATGGTTCTATTGAGTCCCTTCGTGACCGCTCTCGCAGACCCCATCATCATCCAAACCAACATACCCCTGAAGAGATCAAGCTGATCTTTGATATGCGCAGACGCAATCCCAATGCCGGTCTTGTTGTCTTTTGGGTTAAACTCAAGCAGCGTGGTTACTCCCGTTCCATCCCTGGACTATACAGATTTCTCCGTAAGCAGGGAATTATGGCAGTTCATCCGCCAAATCCTAAATATATTCCAAAGCCTTACGAACAGATGGATTATCCGGGACAACGCATACAGGTTGATGTAAAATTTGTTCCTTCTGCATGCCTCAAAAACCCCAAGGTCATCGGCAAACAATTCTTTCAGTATACTGCCATTGACGAGTATTCCAGATGGCGTTTCGTAGAGGCTTTTGAAGAACACAACACGTATTCTTCTGCTATGTTTATAGAGCATCTGGTGAAAGCCTTTCCGTTACCCATTCAATGTATCCAAACTGATAATGGAGCAGAATTTACAAATCGTTTTACCACTCACCGTGATAAACCCACACTATTTCAGGTGCATCTGAAGCAGCATGGGATTCGCCATAAAGTTATACGACCCTTTACACCACGACATAACGGGAAAGTTGAAAGAAGCCACCGAAAGGATAATGAGCGTTTTTATGCAACTCATACTTTTTATTCTTTTGAGGACTTTGCCAAACAGTTGAAAGTGTATAATCGCAGGGATTATAACAACTTTCCTATGCGTCCATTAGGATGGAAATCTCCAAATCAGGTACTAAAGGATTATCTGGCATCTGTGTAA
- a CDS encoding MATE family efflux transporter — translation MSKYETQEELKREELSQEGQLLKTEVDNAKLTGDSMDVKMTDASEESKTNNTTGENKMGTMPMGKLLISVSLPMVISMLVQALYNVVDSVFVSHFDQDALTAVSTIFPLQNLMIGVTSGLGVGFNALISKSLGEKNQKKANDAARQGIFLELIGFAIFLLIGLFGIDAFMKSQTDVAKIIDYGVDYGRICCICSFGIFAQMTFERMLQSTGRTLYTMKTQALGAVINIILDPIMIFGYFGLPAMGAAGAAIATVIGQCIAASLAIYYNLKKNPDIQLSFKSFRPEGDVIGRILSIAVPSIAMVAVGSVMTYGFNRILFTFTPIAVSVFGIFYKVQSMAFMPVFGLNNGMIPIVSYNYGAKQPDRMLKAVKYTMMAAICFMLLCLTAMQVIPGLILKVFDAQEDMMAIGIPALRTMSISFLFAGICIVCSGMFQALGKGVYSLIVSLARQLIVLLPVAYAFAKLTHNLELVWLSFPIAEVVSVILSVFMALQTKKKIIDPLKNSVKVVQE, via the coding sequence ATGAGTAAGTATGAAACACAGGAAGAATTAAAACGAGAAGAATTAAGTCAGGAAGGGCAACTGTTAAAAACAGAGGTTGACAACGCAAAATTGACAGGCGACAGTATGGATGTAAAAATGACAGATGCAAGTGAAGAAAGCAAAACTAACAATACTACCGGAGAAAATAAGATGGGAACCATGCCGATGGGGAAGTTATTGATATCAGTATCACTTCCGATGGTAATTTCAATGTTGGTACAGGCACTTTATAATGTAGTCGATAGTGTATTTGTATCGCATTTTGATCAGGATGCACTGACGGCAGTATCGACAATATTTCCGTTACAGAATCTTATGATCGGAGTTACCTCCGGTCTCGGTGTCGGTTTTAATGCATTGATATCCAAGTCACTTGGTGAAAAAAATCAGAAAAAAGCAAATGATGCAGCCAGACAGGGAATCTTTCTGGAACTTATTGGATTTGCAATTTTCTTATTGATCGGTTTATTTGGGATCGATGCATTTATGAAGAGTCAGACGGATGTTGCAAAAATCATTGATTATGGAGTGGATTATGGACGTATCTGCTGTATCTGTTCCTTTGGTATCTTTGCACAGATGACATTTGAACGTATGCTGCAGTCAACAGGACGGACGCTTTACACAATGAAGACACAGGCACTTGGAGCCGTTATTAATATTATACTTGATCCGATTATGATCTTTGGATATTTCGGACTTCCGGCAATGGGTGCTGCAGGTGCGGCAATAGCAACAGTTATCGGACAGTGTATTGCGGCATCACTTGCAATCTATTATAATCTGAAAAAAAATCCGGATATCCAGTTATCATTTAAAAGCTTTCGGCCGGAGGGAGATGTGATCGGCAGAATTTTGTCCATTGCTGTTCCTTCAATCGCGATGGTTGCGGTAGGTTCAGTTATGACATATGGATTTAATCGTATTTTATTTACATTTACACCGATCGCAGTTTCAGTGTTTGGTATTTTTTATAAAGTACAGAGTATGGCATTTATGCCGGTATTTGGTCTGAATAATGGTATGATCCCTATCGTATCATATAATTACGGAGCAAAACAACCGGATCGAATGCTCAAAGCTGTTAAATATACAATGATGGCTGCGATCTGTTTCATGCTTTTGTGTCTGACTGCGATGCAGGTAATTCCGGGATTGATCCTTAAGGTATTCGATGCACAGGAGGACATGATGGCGATCGGTATTCCGGCACTTCGAACAATGAGCATTTCATTCCTGTTTGCAGGAATCTGTATTGTATGTTCCGGTATGTTCCAGGCGCTTGGTAAAGGTGTGTACAGTCTGATCGTATCTCTAGCCAGACAGTTGATCGTGCTGCTTCCGGTTGCTTATGCATTTGCAAAATTGACACACAATCTCGAGCTGGTATGGTTGTCTTTCCCGATTGCGGAGGTTGTCAGTGTGATTCTTTCGGTCTTCATGGCGCTACAGACAAAAAAGAAAATTATCGATCCTTTGAAGAATTCGGTGAAAGTAGTACAGGAATAA
- a CDS encoding phosphoglycerate kinase: MSLNKKSVDDINVKGQRVLCRCDFNVPLKEGKITDENRLVAALPTIKKLIADGGKVILCSHLGKVKTEEDKKTKTLAPVAVRLSELLGQEVKFVAEPEVVGPKVREAVAAMKDGEVILLENTRFRPEETKNGEAFSKDLASICDVFVNDAFGTAHRAHCSNVGVAGLVDTAVVGYLMQKEIDFLGNAVENPVRPFVAILGGAKVADKLNVISNLLEKCDTLIIGGGMAYTFLKAKGYEIGKSLVDESKIDYCKEMMEKAEKLGKKLLLPVDSVMIDDFPNPIDAPVETEIFDADKMSADKEGCDIGPKTIKLYADAVKTAKTVVWNGPMGVFENPTLAAGTKAVAAALAETDATTIIGGGDSAAAVNQLGYGSKMSHISTGGGASLEFLEGKELPGVAAANDK, encoded by the coding sequence ATGTCATTAAACAAAAAATCAGTAGATGATATTAATGTAAAGGGACAGCGTGTCCTTTGCAGATGTGACTTTAATGTACCATTAAAGGAAGGTAAGATCACAGACGAGAATCGTCTTGTAGCAGCACTTCCTACAATCAAGAAATTAATTGCTGATGGTGGAAAGGTTATTCTTTGCTCACACCTTGGCAAGGTTAAGACAGAAGAAGACAAGAAGACAAAGACTCTTGCACCGGTTGCGGTAAGACTTTCAGAGCTTCTTGGACAGGAAGTTAAGTTTGTTGCTGAGCCTGAAGTTGTTGGACCAAAGGTAAGAGAAGCTGTAGCAGCTATGAAAGATGGCGAAGTTATCTTACTTGAGAACACACGTTTCAGACCGGAAGAGACAAAGAACGGTGAAGCATTCTCTAAGGATCTTGCTTCTATCTGTGATGTATTTGTAAATGATGCATTTGGTACAGCTCACAGAGCACACTGCTCAAATGTAGGTGTTGCAGGTCTTGTTGATACAGCAGTTGTTGGATACTTAATGCAGAAGGAGATCGACTTCCTTGGAAATGCGGTAGAGAATCCGGTAAGACCATTCGTAGCTATCCTTGGTGGAGCAAAAGTTGCAGACAAGTTAAATGTTATCTCTAACTTACTTGAGAAGTGCGATACACTGATCATCGGTGGTGGTATGGCGTATACATTCTTAAAGGCAAAGGGATATGAGATCGGTAAATCATTAGTTGACGAGTCTAAGATCGACTACTGTAAGGAAATGATGGAAAAGGCTGAGAAGCTTGGTAAGAAGTTATTACTTCCGGTTGATTCCGTTATGATCGACGATTTCCCTAATCCGATCGATGCTCCGGTTGAGACAGAGATCTTTGATGCAGACAAGATGTCAGCAGACAAAGAGGGCTGTGATATCGGACCTAAGACAATCAAATTATATGCAGATGCTGTTAAGACAGCTAAGACAGTTGTATGGAACGGACCTATGGGTGTATTCGAGAATCCTACACTTGCTGCCGGTACAAAGGCTGTAGCTGCTGCTCTTGCTGAGACAGATGCTACAACTATCATCGGTGGTGGTGATTCTGCTGCTGCTGTTAACCAGTTAGGATATGGTTCTAAGATGAGCCACATCTCAACAGGTGGTGGAGCTTCCCTTGAATTCTTAGAGGGTAAGGAACTTCCGGGCGTTGCTGCTGCAAACGACAAATAA
- the nifU gene encoding Fe-S cluster assembly scaffold protein NifU, with translation MYSDKVIDHFQNPRNVGEIEDASGVGTVGNAKCGDMMRLYLKINEEQVIIDCKFKTYGCGAAVASSSMATEMIKGKTVAEAMKLTNKAVMEALDGLPPEKEHCSLLAEETLHAALWDYAEKHGIKIPGRVRPVQDIEDRMVRELED, from the coding sequence ATGTACAGTGATAAAGTGATCGATCATTTCCAGAATCCAAGAAATGTCGGAGAGATTGAGGATGCCTCCGGTGTCGGTACGGTTGGAAATGCTAAATGCGGGGATATGATGCGGTTGTATCTGAAGATTAATGAGGAACAGGTGATCATAGACTGCAAATTTAAGACCTATGGGTGTGGAGCTGCAGTAGCATCCAGTTCCATGGCAACGGAGATGATCAAAGGAAAAACAGTTGCTGAGGCAATGAAGCTTACAAATAAAGCAGTTATGGAAGCATTGGATGGGCTTCCACCGGAAAAAGAACATTGTTCCCTGCTTGCAGAAGAAACACTGCATGCAGCTTTGTGGGACTATGCAGAAAAACATGGAATCAAGATTCCGGGACGTGTAAGACCGGTACAGGATATTGAAGACCGGATGGTGAGAGAACTGGAAGATTAA
- the mnmA gene encoding tRNA 2-thiouridine(34) synthase MnmA encodes MDKKTVCVGMSGGVDSSVAAYLLKEQGYNVIGVTMQIWQDEDADQISEHGGCCGLSAVDDARRVAAQLEIPYYVMNFKEDFRKYVIDYFVDEYRNGRTPNPCIACNRYVKWESLLRRSLSIGGDYIATGHYARVEQLSSGRYTLRVAKGIEKDQTYALYNLTQDQLSKTLMPVGEYNKTQIRQIAADIGIQVANKPDSQDICFVPDGDYAGYLEREEGLKAVPGNFVDMNGKVLGTHKGIIHYTIGQRKGLGLAMGHPVFVVDIIPETNEVVIGENADTFSKELIADKTNFMSVERPEDGMQVIGKIRYAHKGAPCRIYMLDADRVRVVFDEPVRAATKGQAVVFYEDDHIVGGGTIKEIIR; translated from the coding sequence ATGGATAAAAAGACAGTATGTGTCGGTATGTCAGGAGGCGTGGATTCTTCTGTAGCCGCATATCTTTTAAAAGAACAGGGATATAACGTGATTGGTGTGACTATGCAGATCTGGCAGGATGAGGATGCAGATCAGATCAGTGAGCATGGCGGCTGCTGTGGCTTGTCGGCGGTAGATGATGCGAGAAGAGTAGCTGCACAGCTTGAGATTCCTTATTATGTAATGAACTTTAAAGAGGATTTCCGAAAATACGTCATTGACTATTTTGTAGATGAATACCGGAACGGAAGAACTCCGAATCCATGTATCGCATGCAACCGGTATGTAAAATGGGAGTCACTGTTAAGAAGGTCTTTAAGTATCGGTGGAGACTATATTGCTACCGGACATTATGCTAGAGTGGAACAGCTTTCAAGTGGCAGATATACCTTACGCGTGGCAAAAGGAATCGAGAAGGATCAGACCTATGCACTTTATAATCTGACACAGGATCAGTTATCAAAGACGTTGATGCCGGTTGGGGAATATAATAAGACACAGATCCGGCAGATTGCCGCAGATATCGGTATCCAGGTAGCAAATAAACCGGACAGTCAGGATATCTGTTTTGTACCGGATGGTGATTATGCCGGATATCTGGAACGGGAAGAGGGCTTAAAGGCAGTACCTGGAAATTTTGTAGATATGAATGGAAAAGTCCTTGGTACACATAAAGGTATAATCCATTATACGATCGGACAACGGAAGGGACTTGGACTTGCAATGGGACACCCGGTATTTGTTGTGGATATTATCCCGGAGACAAATGAAGTGGTGATCGGAGAAAATGCAGATACATTTTCAAAAGAACTGATCGCAGATAAAACGAACTTTATGTCTGTCGAGCGGCCGGAAGATGGGATGCAGGTGATCGGAAAGATCCGGTATGCACATAAGGGCGCGCCATGCAGGATCTACATGTTGGATGCTGACAGGGTCCGGGTTGTATTTGATGAACCGGTCCGGGCAGCGACCAAAGGACAGGCGGTTGTCTTTTATGAAGATGACCATATTGTCGGAGGCGGTACAATAAAAGAGATCATACGATAG
- the gap gene encoding type I glyceraldehyde-3-phosphate dehydrogenase, whose protein sequence is MAVKVAINGFGRIGRLAFRQMFGAEGYEVVAINDLTKPSMLADLLKYDTAQGGYCGKIGENLHTVSADDEANTITVDGKTLTIYKEADANNLPWGKIGVDVVLECTGFYCSKEKSMAHINAGAKKVVISAPAGNDLKTIVFSVNQDTLTADDQIISAASCTTNCLAPMAKALNDYAPIQSGIMSTIHAYTGDQMILDGPHRKGDLRRARAGAANIVPNSTGAAKAIGLVIPELNGKLIGSAQRVPVPTGSTTILTAVVKGADVTVDGINAAMKAAASESFGYNTDPIVSSDVIGMRYGSLFDSTQTMVSKIADDLYEVQVVSWYDNENSYTSQMVRTIKYFAELA, encoded by the coding sequence ATGGCAGTAAAAGTAGCAATCAATGGTTTTGGACGTATTGGTCGTCTCGCATTCAGACAGATGTTCGGAGCAGAAGGATATGAAGTTGTTGCAATCAACGATTTAACAAAGCCTTCAATGCTTGCAGATCTTCTCAAGTACGATACAGCACAGGGTGGTTACTGTGGTAAGATTGGTGAGAACCTTCATACAGTTTCAGCTGATGATGAGGCTAACACAATCACAGTTGATGGTAAGACACTTACAATCTACAAGGAAGCAGATGCAAACAATCTTCCTTGGGGTAAGATCGGTGTTGACGTAGTTCTTGAGTGTACTGGTTTCTACTGCTCAAAGGAAAAGTCAATGGCTCATATCAATGCAGGTGCTAAGAAGGTTGTTATCTCAGCTCCAGCAGGAAATGATCTTAAGACTATCGTATTCTCAGTTAACCAGGATACATTAACAGCAGATGATCAGATCATCTCAGCTGCTTCATGTACAACAAACTGTCTTGCACCAATGGCTAAGGCTCTTAATGATTATGCTCCAATCCAGTCAGGTATCATGTCAACAATCCACGCTTACACAGGCGATCAGATGATTCTTGACGGACCACACAGAAAGGGCGACTTAAGAAGAGCAAGAGCAGGTGCTGCTAATATCGTTCCTAACTCAACAGGTGCTGCTAAGGCTATCGGTCTTGTTATCCCAGAGTTAAATGGTAAGTTAATCGGATCAGCTCAGAGAGTTCCAGTTCCAACAGGTTCAACAACAATCCTTACAGCAGTTGTTAAGGGTGCTGACGTAACAGTTGATGGAATCAACGCTGCAATGAAGGCTGCTGCATCAGAGTCATTCGGTTACAACACAGATCCTATCGTTTCATCAGATGTAATCGGTATGAGATATGGTTCATTATTTGATTCAACTCAGACAATGGTATCAAAGATCGCTGATGACTTATATGAGGTTCAGGTTGTATCATGGTATGATAATGAGAACTCATACACAAGCCAGATGGTTAGAACAATTAAGTACTTCGCAGAGTTAGCATAA
- the tpiA gene encoding triose-phosphate isomerase: protein MSRKKIIAGNWKMNMTPSQAVKLCEELKPLVANDDVDVVYCVPAIDIVPVVEAVKGTNVEVGAENMYFEEKGAYTGEISAEMLVDAGVKYVIIGHSERRDYFKECDCLLNKKVKKAFEAGLTPILCCGESLEQREMGITLDFIRLQIKSDLKDITADQVKSMVIAYEPIWAIGTGKTATSDQAQEVCKAIRDCIAEVYDTDTAEAVRIQYGGSMNAGNAAELLAKPDIDGGLVGGASLKADFGKIVNYNK, encoded by the coding sequence ATGTCAAGAAAGAAAATCATCGCTGGTAACTGGAAGATGAACATGACTCCAAGCCAGGCTGTAAAATTATGTGAAGAGTTAAAGCCATTAGTTGCAAATGACGACGTAGATGTTGTATACTGCGTACCTGCAATTGATATTGTACCTGTAGTAGAAGCTGTTAAGGGCACAAATGTAGAAGTTGGTGCTGAGAATATGTACTTCGAAGAAAAGGGTGCATACACAGGTGAGATTTCAGCAGAAATGTTAGTTGATGCCGGTGTTAAGTATGTCATCATCGGACATTCAGAGCGTCGTGACTACTTCAAAGAGTGTGACTGTCTCTTAAATAAGAAAGTTAAGAAGGCATTTGAAGCAGGCCTTACACCTATCCTTTGCTGTGGTGAGTCATTAGAGCAGAGAGAAATGGGTATCACACTTGACTTCATCCGCCTTCAGATCAAGAGTGATCTGAAAGATATCACAGCAGATCAGGTTAAGAGCATGGTAATCGCTTACGAGCCGATCTGGGCTATCGGAACAGGCAAGACAGCTACATCCGATCAGGCACAGGAAGTATGTAAGGCAATCCGTGACTGCATCGCTGAAGTATATGATACAGACACAGCAGAAGCTGTAAGAATCCAGTATGGTGGATCTATGAACGCCGGTAACGCAGCAGAGCTTCTTGCAAAGCCTGATATTGATGGTGGTCTTGTAGGTGGTGCTTCACTGAAGGCTGACTTTGGAAAGATTGTAAATTACAATAAGTAA